The following coding sequences are from one Priestia aryabhattai window:
- the serS gene encoding serine--tRNA ligase, translating to MLDLKFLRANFNEVKEKLKFRGEDLTDLGRFEELDAKRRELIAQTEELKSKRNEVSQQIAQLKREKQDADHLIVEMRKVGDRVKQLDEELRSVEEELELLLLSIPNVPHESTPVGETEDDNVEVRKWGEIKQFNFEPKPHWDLGTDLNILDFERASKVTGSRFVFYKGLGARLERALINFMMDLHMDEHGYEEILPPYMVNRMSMTGTGQLPKFEEDAFKIKEEDYFLIPTAEVPVTNLHRDEILNGDQLPIAYTAYSACFRSEAGSAGRDTRGLIRQHQFNKVELVRFVKPEDSYDELEKLTGHAEKVLQLLGLPYRVLSMCTADLGFTAAKKYDIEVWIPSYETYREISSCSNFESFQARRANIRFRRDTKAKSEHVHTLNGSGLAIGRTVAAILENYQQEDGSIQIPEVLRPYMGNKEFISK from the coding sequence ATGTTAGATTTAAAATTTTTACGTGCTAATTTTAACGAAGTAAAAGAAAAGCTAAAGTTTCGTGGGGAAGACTTAACGGACTTAGGTCGCTTTGAAGAGTTAGATGCAAAACGTCGTGAGCTAATTGCTCAAACAGAAGAGTTAAAAAGCAAGCGAAATGAAGTATCACAGCAAATTGCACAATTGAAGCGTGAAAAACAAGATGCTGATCATTTAATCGTTGAAATGCGTAAAGTAGGAGACCGCGTAAAGCAATTGGATGAAGAGCTTCGCAGCGTTGAAGAAGAGTTAGAACTATTGTTGCTTTCAATTCCTAACGTTCCACATGAAAGTACGCCTGTAGGTGAAACTGAAGATGATAACGTAGAAGTTCGTAAATGGGGAGAAATTAAACAATTTAATTTTGAACCAAAACCGCATTGGGATTTAGGAACAGATTTAAATATTTTAGATTTTGAAAGAGCTTCGAAAGTAACGGGAAGTCGCTTTGTATTTTATAAAGGTTTAGGTGCAAGGTTAGAACGTGCTCTTATTAACTTTATGATGGATTTACATATGGATGAGCATGGTTATGAAGAAATTCTTCCTCCATATATGGTAAATCGTATGAGCATGACAGGAACAGGGCAACTTCCTAAATTTGAAGAGGATGCATTCAAAATTAAAGAAGAAGATTATTTCTTAATTCCTACAGCTGAAGTACCAGTTACAAATTTACATCGTGATGAAATTTTAAACGGAGACCAGCTTCCAATTGCTTATACAGCGTATAGTGCTTGCTTCCGCTCAGAAGCAGGCTCTGCAGGAAGAGATACACGTGGTCTTATTCGTCAGCATCAGTTTAATAAAGTAGAGCTTGTTCGCTTTGTTAAGCCAGAAGATTCTTATGATGAATTAGAAAAATTAACGGGCCATGCTGAAAAGGTTCTTCAACTATTAGGTTTACCTTACCGAGTTCTAAGCATGTGTACAGCTGATTTAGGTTTCACAGCAGCCAAAAAGTATGATATTGAAGTTTGGATTCCAAGTTATGAAACGTACCGTGAAATTTCTTCTTGTTCAAACTTTGAAAGCTTCCAAGCTCGCCGTGCTAATATTCGCTTCCGACGCGATACAAAAGCAAAATCAGAACATGTTCATACACTAAACGGTTCTGGCTTGGCAATTGGCCGTACGGTAGCTGCAATTTTAGAAAACTACCAGCAGGAAGATGGATCAATTCAAATTCCAGAAGTGCTGCGTCCATATATGGGAAACAAAGAATTTATTTCTAAATAA
- a CDS encoding deoxynucleoside kinase gives MNLRSKYNIPNDAVLTIAGTVGVGKSTMTQSLADALQFRTSFEKVDSNPYLDKFYGDFERWSFHLQVYFLAERFKEQKKIFEYGGGFIQDRSIYEDTGIFAKMHFEKGTMSKVDYETYTSLFDAMVMTPYFPHPDLLIYLEGSFEDIVDRIQERGRPMEQQTPLDYWKEMHARYEDWINNFTACPILRLDIREYDLIKDPDSIESIVEKVGRFLQHNEKLKRRHL, from the coding sequence ATAAACTTACGATCGAAATACAACATTCCTAATGATGCTGTGTTGACGATAGCGGGTACAGTTGGAGTTGGGAAATCTACGATGACTCAATCATTGGCTGATGCTCTCCAATTTCGCACATCGTTTGAAAAAGTAGATTCCAACCCTTACCTAGACAAATTTTATGGGGATTTTGAACGTTGGAGCTTTCACCTACAAGTATATTTTCTAGCGGAACGCTTTAAAGAACAAAAGAAAATTTTTGAGTATGGCGGCGGCTTCATCCAAGACAGATCTATTTACGAAGATACTGGTATCTTTGCTAAGATGCATTTTGAAAAAGGAACTATGTCCAAAGTAGACTATGAGACATATACAAGTTTGTTCGATGCAATGGTTATGACTCCATATTTCCCTCATCCGGACCTACTAATTTATTTAGAGGGCAGCTTTGAAGATATTGTAGACCGCATTCAAGAAAGAGGGCGACCAATGGAACAACAAACGCCGCTTGATTATTGGAAAGAGATGCACGCCCGATATGAAGATTGGATTAATAACTTTACGGCTTGCCCTATTCTTCGTTTAGATATTAGAGAATATGACCTTATCAAGGATCCTGATTCAATTGAATCAATTGTTGAAAAAGTTGGTCGCTTTTTACAACATAATGAAAAGTTAAAACGTCGTCATCTATAA
- a CDS encoding deoxynucleoside kinase, with protein sequence MQGTPFISVEGPIGVGKTSLAKEIAQAFQFELLKEIVDENPFLGKFYENIEEWSFQTEMFFLCNRYKQLEDIQKGFLSYKKPVVADYHIMKNMIFAEQTLKDEQYKKYVQIFHILTADMPAPNIIIYLNASLDTLLKRIKMRGREIERNIDPHYLARLSDDYEKAMTAFEQNNPNVTILRYNGDEIDFVQNKQHLNRILSEVQESMLKRSM encoded by the coding sequence ATGCAAGGCACACCTTTTATTTCAGTAGAAGGACCCATCGGTGTCGGAAAAACCTCTTTAGCTAAAGAGATTGCGCAAGCATTTCAATTCGAACTTTTAAAAGAAATCGTAGATGAAAATCCATTTCTCGGGAAATTTTATGAGAACATCGAAGAGTGGAGTTTTCAAACAGAAATGTTTTTTCTATGCAATCGATACAAGCAGTTGGAGGATATTCAAAAAGGGTTCTTATCTTATAAAAAACCTGTTGTAGCAGATTATCATATTATGAAAAACATGATTTTCGCTGAGCAAACGTTAAAAGATGAACAGTATAAAAAGTATGTACAAATTTTCCACATCTTAACGGCTGATATGCCAGCTCCGAATATTATTATTTATTTAAATGCAAGTTTAGATACTTTGTTAAAGCGCATTAAAATGCGAGGAAGAGAAATTGAACGAAACATCGATCCTCATTACCTTGCGAGGCTAAGTGATGATTATGAAAAAGCTATGACGGCGTTTGAACAAAATAACCCTAATGTAACTATTTTGCGTTACAACGGTGATGAAATAGATTTTGTACAAAATAAACAACACTTAAATAGAATCTTATCAGAGGTTCAAGAGAGTATGTTAAAAAGGAGTATGTAA
- the pdxS gene encoding pyridoxal 5'-phosphate synthase lyase subunit PdxS: MNNITGTDRVKRGMAEMQKGGVIMDVINAEQAKIAEAAGAVAVMALERVPADIRAAGGVSRMADPTIVEEVMNAVSIPVMAKARIGHIVEARVLEAMGVDYIDESEVLTPADEEFHLNKNTFTVPFVCGCRDLGEASRRIAEGAAMLRTKGEPGTGNIVEAVRHMRQVNAQVRKVVGMDEDELMTEAKLLGAPYELLLQIKREGRLPVVNFAAGGVATPADAALMMQLGADGVFVGSGIFKSDNPEKFARAIVEATTHYQDYELIANLSKGLGSAMKGIEISSLLPENRMQERGW, encoded by the coding sequence ATGAATAACATTACAGGTACTGATCGTGTAAAACGAGGAATGGCGGAAATGCAAAAAGGTGGCGTTATCATGGACGTTATCAATGCAGAACAAGCAAAAATTGCAGAAGCAGCAGGTGCTGTTGCCGTTATGGCATTAGAGCGTGTTCCAGCTGATATCCGTGCAGCAGGCGGCGTGTCTCGTATGGCAGACCCAACAATTGTTGAAGAAGTGATGAATGCTGTGTCCATTCCAGTTATGGCAAAAGCTCGTATTGGCCATATTGTTGAAGCACGCGTGCTAGAAGCGATGGGGGTAGACTACATCGATGAAAGTGAAGTGTTGACTCCAGCTGATGAGGAGTTTCATTTAAATAAAAATACATTTACGGTTCCATTTGTGTGCGGTTGTCGTGATCTTGGCGAAGCATCTCGTCGTATTGCTGAAGGAGCAGCAATGCTTCGTACAAAAGGCGAACCAGGGACAGGAAACATCGTGGAAGCAGTGCGTCATATGCGCCAAGTAAACGCTCAAGTACGTAAAGTTGTGGGCATGGACGAAGATGAGTTAATGACAGAGGCAAAACTATTAGGTGCGCCTTATGAGTTATTACTGCAAATTAAACGTGAAGGCCGCTTACCGGTTGTAAACTTTGCAGCAGGCGGTGTAGCAACACCAGCTGATGCCGCGTTAATGATGCAACTTGGAGCAGACGGTGTGTTCGTTGGTTCAGGAATCTTTAAATCAGACAACCCTGAAAAATTTGCTCGTGCAATCGTCGAAGCAACAACACATTATCAAGACTATGAACTCATTGCAAACTTGTCAAAAGGATTAGGAAGTGCAATGAAAGGGATTGAAATTTCATCATTATTACCAGAAAACCGCATGCAAGAGCGTGGGTGGTAA
- a CDS encoding YaaC family protein — protein MHKFNDVWTSYNLFFSVPFVQDFLKKRYQKLNYSDAEQHSFKNSYPFIYYLEHSKNYYQVAAQSPVSVQPVLLFYGMSQLLKACLLTQNPVYPENTAVLAHGVSTRKRKKQSYDFLDDEVKIQKSGLFSQVGEELFHVKQLEGSKYTMNYLLSCIPELDPLFSNLGARSFSHLTTIGSLSASSLPIPEQVTQCYHMNYERLYSFLKERSHLSLSLSEDQVCILDPLSCLYNCSPFMYNFQDNTLHAPLEKDSCLYFPEMLAHYLLLYNLSMISRYETEWWYELLHTYSSKDYPFILRFLEVTAQKIPYLISCYLNEHTKKD, from the coding sequence TTGCATAAATTTAATGATGTTTGGACGTCTTACAATTTATTTTTCTCCGTTCCTTTTGTACAAGACTTTTTAAAAAAGCGCTATCAAAAATTGAATTACAGCGATGCGGAGCAACATAGCTTTAAAAACAGTTACCCATTTATTTATTATTTGGAACACAGTAAAAATTATTATCAAGTTGCGGCACAATCTCCTGTATCAGTTCAACCAGTTTTATTATTTTATGGAATGTCACAGCTGTTAAAAGCATGTTTGTTAACACAAAACCCAGTATATCCAGAAAATACAGCGGTGTTAGCACATGGAGTATCAACACGAAAAAGAAAAAAACAAAGTTATGATTTTTTAGATGATGAAGTTAAGATCCAAAAAAGCGGTTTATTTTCACAAGTAGGAGAAGAATTGTTTCATGTGAAACAACTTGAAGGTAGTAAATATACAATGAATTACCTGTTGTCGTGTATACCTGAATTAGATCCATTATTTTCAAATTTAGGTGCTAGATCATTTTCCCATTTAACAACTATTGGATCGCTTTCAGCCAGCTCTTTGCCTATTCCTGAACAAGTTACACAATGTTATCATATGAATTATGAAAGGCTCTATTCATTTTTAAAAGAGCGTTCCCATCTGTCTTTGTCTCTGTCAGAAGACCAGGTATGTATTCTTGACCCTTTAAGCTGTTTATATAATTGTTCACCTTTTATGTATAATTTCCAAGATAACACATTGCATGCACCGTTGGAAAAAGATAGCTGTTTATATTTCCCTGAGATGTTGGCACATTACTTATTACTTTATAATTTAAGTATGATTTCACGTTATGAAACAGAGTGGTGGTATGAATTACTGCATACATACTCTTCGAAAGATTACCCATTTATCTTGAGGTTCCTTGAGGTTACGGCTCAAAAGATTCCTTACTTAATTTCTTGTTACTTAAATGAACATACAAAAAAAGACTAG
- the guaB gene encoding IMP dehydrogenase produces MWESKFSKEGLTFDDVLLVPAKSEVLPKDVDMSVELTKTLKLKVPFISAGMDTVTEAEMAIAMARQGGLGIIHKNMSIEQQAEQVDKVKRSESGVITDPFFLTPENQVFAAEHLMGKYRISGVPIVNNEEEQQLVGILTNRDLRFIQDYSMQIADVMTKEELVTAPVGTTLEEAEKILQQYKIEKLPLVDDNGVLKGLITIKDIEKVIEFPNAAKDQQGRLLVGAAVGVTADSNVRIEKLVQAGVDVIVIDTAHGHSQGVLDTVRSIREAYPELNIIAGNVATAEGTKALIEAGANVVKVGIGPGSICTTRVVAGVGVPQITAVYDCATEARKHGVAIIADGGIKYSGDIVKALAAGGHTVMLGSLLAGTTESPGETEIYQGRRFKVYRGMGSVGAMEKGSKDRYFQEDNKKLVPEGIEGRLPYKGPVADTLYQMIGGLRAGMGYCGAANLEALREQAQFIRMTGAGLRESHPHDVQITKESPNYSMR; encoded by the coding sequence ATGTGGGAAAGCAAATTTTCTAAAGAAGGCTTAACATTTGATGACGTTTTACTGGTGCCAGCAAAATCTGAGGTATTACCTAAAGACGTTGATATGAGTGTTGAACTAACAAAAACATTAAAATTAAAGGTGCCGTTCATCAGTGCAGGAATGGATACAGTTACAGAAGCTGAAATGGCTATTGCGATGGCTAGACAAGGTGGTTTAGGTATCATTCACAAAAACATGTCGATTGAACAGCAAGCAGAACAAGTTGATAAAGTAAAACGTTCTGAAAGTGGTGTTATCACGGATCCTTTCTTTTTAACTCCTGAAAATCAAGTGTTTGCTGCTGAACATTTAATGGGCAAATATCGTATCTCAGGCGTTCCAATTGTCAACAACGAAGAAGAACAACAACTAGTTGGAATCCTTACAAACCGTGATTTGCGTTTCATCCAAGATTATTCAATGCAAATTGCTGATGTAATGACAAAAGAAGAATTAGTTACTGCTCCAGTAGGAACGACTTTAGAAGAAGCAGAGAAAATTCTACAGCAATACAAAATTGAAAAGTTACCTCTTGTAGATGACAATGGCGTATTAAAAGGTCTTATCACGATTAAAGACATTGAAAAAGTAATTGAGTTTCCAAATGCAGCTAAGGATCAACAAGGTCGATTATTAGTTGGAGCAGCTGTTGGCGTAACAGCTGATTCAAATGTTCGTATCGAAAAATTAGTACAAGCTGGCGTTGATGTTATCGTTATTGATACAGCGCATGGACATTCACAAGGCGTTTTAGATACAGTACGCAGCATTCGCGAGGCATATCCAGAATTAAATATTATTGCTGGTAACGTAGCAACTGCTGAAGGTACAAAAGCATTAATTGAAGCTGGAGCAAACGTAGTAAAAGTAGGAATTGGACCTGGTTCAATTTGTACAACTCGTGTTGTAGCTGGTGTAGGCGTTCCACAAATTACAGCAGTATATGACTGTGCAACTGAAGCTCGTAAGCACGGTGTAGCTATTATCGCAGATGGCGGTATTAAGTACTCTGGAGATATCGTAAAAGCACTTGCAGCTGGTGGACATACAGTAATGCTAGGAAGCCTTCTAGCAGGAACGACAGAAAGTCCTGGAGAAACAGAAATCTACCAAGGAAGACGCTTTAAAGTGTACCGTGGAATGGGCTCTGTAGGAGCTATGGAAAAAGGAAGTAAAGATCGGTACTTCCAAGAAGATAATAAAAAATTAGTTCCAGAAGGTATTGAAGGCCGTTTGCCTTACAAAGGACCTGTAGCAGATACTTTATATCAAATGATTGGCGGTTTACGCGCAGGAATGGGTTACTGTGGTGCAGCTAACTTAGAAGCGTTACGTGAACAGGCACAATTCATTCGTATGACTGGAGCAGGTTTAAGAGAAAGTCACCCACATGATGTACAAATTACAAAAGAATCTCCTAACTATTCTATGAGATAA
- the pdxT gene encoding pyridoxal 5'-phosphate synthase glutaminase subunit PdxT: MVKVGVLGLQGAFREHAQALEAAGAEAIIIKKVEQLDKVDGLILPGGESTAMRRLIDKYDFMEPLRQFAQAGKPVFGTCAGLILLAGQVVDREEPHLGVMDITVARNSFGRQRDSFEAALNIKDIGEDFIGVFIRAPHIVEVGENVEVLAMHNDRIVAARQGQFLGCSFHPELTDDARMAQYFVAMVEEASKKPV, from the coding sequence ATGGTAAAAGTAGGCGTATTAGGGTTACAAGGTGCCTTTCGCGAGCATGCACAAGCATTAGAAGCAGCAGGCGCCGAAGCCATTATCATTAAAAAAGTTGAACAGCTAGATAAAGTAGATGGTTTAATCCTACCGGGCGGCGAAAGCACAGCGATGCGTCGTCTGATCGACAAGTATGACTTTATGGAACCTCTTCGCCAGTTTGCACAAGCAGGTAAACCGGTGTTTGGTACGTGTGCGGGTTTAATTTTACTTGCAGGACAAGTCGTTGACCGTGAAGAGCCCCATTTAGGTGTTATGGATATTACGGTAGCTCGCAACTCATTTGGGCGTCAACGGGATAGCTTTGAAGCTGCCCTAAACATTAAAGATATTGGTGAAGATTTTATAGGCGTATTTATCCGTGCTCCGCATATTGTGGAAGTAGGAGAAAACGTTGAAGTCTTAGCAATGCATAACGACCGAATTGTTGCAGCGAGACAAGGTCAATTCTTGGGGTGTTCGTTTCATCCAGAATTAACAGATGATGCTCGAATGGCTCAGTATTTTGTAGCAATGGTTGAAGAAGCTTCAAAAAAACCTGTATAA
- a CDS encoding serine hydrolase, with the protein MRNALQKQLICVIAVMLMASVFFVSTQASAASKTDDIGVEADAAILVEASTGKVLYGKNTDALLGIASMTKMMTEYLVLESIKDKKLSWDQRVPVSKYAAKISQDYGLSNVPLIENQKYTVKELYDAMAIYSANGAAITLAEAVSGSEEGFIKLMNKTAKKLNMGESKFVNSTGLSNSLLKGMYPKGTKEEDENLLSARAVATLAYHLIHDYPESLEVAKTPSKMFRQGQQGETKMNNWNKMLPGFSAAYSGVDGLKTGHTDFAGQCFTGTAERNGVRYITVVMNAKENGKSTEAARFSQTKKILDYAFSHFQLKEVVPANGEIKGHETIDIAKGKSKEASVSPKDSVKIITEKGQKDHTKINFKLNDKVVNDQKVVAPIKKGEMVAYVSATNSNLKDLGYVGGQTTDSMTPVVTNESVEKAGWFSLATRSIGNFFSNIWMNAANTVNNWF; encoded by the coding sequence GTGAGAAACGCATTACAGAAACAATTAATTTGTGTCATTGCTGTTATGTTAATGGCCAGCGTATTTTTTGTCTCTACACAAGCATCAGCTGCTTCTAAAACAGATGATATTGGGGTTGAAGCAGATGCAGCCATTTTAGTAGAGGCAAGTACGGGGAAAGTGCTATACGGGAAAAATACGGATGCTTTATTAGGTATTGCAAGCATGACAAAAATGATGACGGAATACCTAGTATTAGAATCCATAAAAGATAAGAAATTATCTTGGGATCAACGTGTGCCAGTTAGTAAATATGCAGCTAAAATTTCTCAGGATTATGGATTATCAAATGTACCATTAATTGAAAACCAAAAATACACGGTAAAAGAATTATATGATGCCATGGCTATTTATTCAGCTAATGGAGCTGCCATTACTTTAGCTGAAGCTGTTAGTGGTTCTGAAGAAGGTTTTATTAAGTTAATGAATAAAACGGCAAAAAAATTAAATATGGGTGAATCAAAATTTGTCAATTCTACAGGTCTTTCTAATTCCTTGTTAAAAGGGATGTATCCAAAAGGAACGAAGGAAGAAGATGAGAACCTTCTATCGGCTCGGGCAGTTGCTACTCTTGCTTATCACTTAATTCATGATTATCCAGAATCTTTGGAAGTAGCTAAAACTCCTTCTAAGATGTTTAGACAAGGACAACAAGGCGAAACAAAAATGAACAATTGGAATAAGATGCTCCCTGGTTTTTCAGCTGCATACAGCGGCGTGGACGGCTTAAAAACTGGCCATACAGATTTTGCAGGTCAATGTTTCACTGGGACTGCAGAGCGTAACGGGGTAAGATACATAACAGTTGTAATGAATGCTAAGGAAAACGGCAAGTCTACGGAAGCTGCTCGTTTTTCCCAAACGAAAAAGATATTAGATTACGCTTTTAGTCATTTTCAGTTAAAAGAAGTAGTGCCTGCTAACGGCGAGATTAAAGGGCACGAAACAATTGACATTGCTAAAGGAAAATCAAAAGAAGCTTCCGTTTCTCCAAAAGATTCGGTAAAGATTATTACCGAAAAAGGTCAAAAAGATCATACTAAAATCAACTTTAAGTTAAACGATAAAGTTGTGAACGATCAAAAAGTTGTAGCTCCTATTAAAAAAGGAGAAATGGTTGCTTATGTTAGTGCAACAAACAGCAATCTCAAAGATCTAGGCTATGTAGGAGGCCAAACTACAGATAGCATGACGCCGGTTGTGACAAACGAATCTGTTGAAAAAGCTGGATGGTTCTCTCTAGCTACCCGCAGCATCGGTAACTTCTTTAGCAATATTTGGATGAATGCTGCAAATACAGTGAATAACTGGTTTTAA